In a single window of the Methylococcus sp. Mc7 genome:
- the gspG gene encoding type II secretion system major pseudopilin GspG, producing MKHRRSIRSRSGFTLIELLVVLAIIGLLAGLVGPQVMKHLGESKSKTARLQIEELASSLDMYKLDVGRYPTTDEGLNALIEQPSTARVWNGPYLRKKKVPQDPWNNPFHYVAPGQHGKFDLWSLGQDNAEGGEGEDADILGWE from the coding sequence ATGAAGCATAGGCGTTCCATCCGTAGTCGCAGCGGTTTCACCCTGATCGAACTGCTGGTCGTGCTGGCCATCATCGGCCTGCTCGCCGGGCTGGTCGGTCCCCAGGTCATGAAGCATCTGGGCGAGTCCAAGTCCAAGACCGCCCGTCTTCAGATCGAAGAGCTGGCCTCGTCGCTGGACATGTACAAGCTGGACGTGGGTCGTTACCCCACCACCGACGAAGGGCTGAACGCCCTGATCGAACAGCCCAGTACGGCGCGCGTCTGGAACGGGCCGTACCTGCGCAAGAAGAAGGTCCCCCAGGACCCCTGGAACAACCCGTTCCATTACGTCGCGCCGGGACAGCACGGCAAGTTCGACCTGTGGTCGCTCGGCCAGGACAACGCCGAGGGCGGCGAAGGCGAGGATGCCGATATCCTCGGCTGGGAGTAG
- a CDS encoding TVP38/TMEM64 family protein, producing the protein MDKATRTSGRLRIAGITLLVLAGAVPLLLAAPLKVWLAYLRDARAWFDGIGLLAPPVFILVSALLTAMGFPRLVFCVLGGLLFGVAWGALWSELGTVLGAYGTFLFARWSARELVLRRYPKLQALAARVQGRKGWWSVVLIRQIPVAGLYNDILLGVSAIGHRDFWIGTGLGFLPQGIAATLVGAGMVQTDFVDVGQYLAVAATALLVLTLAWNRLVAQAGKQHAT; encoded by the coding sequence ATGGATAAAGCAACACGTACATCCGGACGGCTTCGGATCGCCGGCATCACGCTGCTGGTGCTGGCGGGAGCGGTCCCCCTGCTTCTTGCGGCACCGCTCAAGGTCTGGCTGGCATATCTCAGGGACGCGCGCGCCTGGTTCGACGGCATCGGACTGCTGGCGCCGCCCGTCTTCATCCTGGTTTCCGCGCTGTTGACGGCCATGGGCTTTCCCCGCCTGGTCTTCTGCGTACTGGGGGGGCTGCTTTTCGGTGTCGCCTGGGGAGCGCTCTGGAGCGAGCTGGGCACCGTGCTCGGCGCGTACGGCACGTTCCTGTTCGCGCGCTGGTCGGCCCGTGAACTCGTGCTGAGGCGCTATCCCAAACTGCAAGCCCTTGCCGCCCGGGTCCAGGGCCGGAAAGGCTGGTGGTCGGTCGTTCTGATCCGGCAGATCCCGGTCGCGGGGCTCTACAACGACATTCTGCTGGGCGTCAGCGCGATCGGCCATCGCGATTTCTGGATCGGCACCGGCCTGGGTTTTCTTCCCCAGGGCATTGCGGCGACCCTGGTCGGCGCCGGGATGGTGCAGACGGATTTCGTCGACGTCGGCCAATATCTTGCCGTCGCGGCAACCGCTCTCCTCGTTTTGACGCTGGCCTGGAACCGCCTCGTCGCCCAGGCCGGCAAGCAGCACGCCACCTAA
- a CDS encoding GspH/FimT family pseudopilin: MRDRGFTLLEMLLVLGIGAILMAVAVPNVMPAIEAAQLSSAARDVASGLRFARGQALSRRQEVRFTLDVPGHRYRVSTRPKIFGLPSGVGLKLFTASGEVEGEGVGSILFFPDGSSTGGRVTLEAGGRKRLIDVNWLTGRISSSAEESDNT, encoded by the coding sequence ATGCGCGATCGTGGCTTCACCCTGCTGGAAATGCTGCTGGTGCTGGGCATCGGCGCAATCCTCATGGCGGTCGCGGTCCCCAATGTCATGCCTGCCATCGAAGCCGCCCAACTCAGCTCCGCCGCCCGCGACGTGGCTTCGGGGCTGAGGTTCGCCCGCGGCCAGGCCCTGAGCCGGCGCCAGGAGGTGCGGTTCACGCTCGACGTGCCGGGGCACCGCTACCGGGTCAGTACCCGCCCCAAAATTTTCGGCCTGCCCTCCGGCGTCGGGCTGAAGCTGTTCACCGCTTCCGGCGAGGTCGAGGGCGAAGGGGTCGGCAGCATCCTGTTCTTTCCGGACGGTTCTTCGACCGGGGGGCGGGTGACGCTGGAGGCCGGCGGGCGAAAACGGCTGATCGACGTCAATTGGCTCACCGGCAGGATTTCGTCCAGTGCGGAAGAATCGGACAATACCTGA
- a CDS encoding type II secretion system F family protein, whose protein sequence is MPLYFYKAVNRDGESVESEREASDEMSLVLALQGEGLIPIRVAPAGARPFAWLSLSRRRNRISQKHIGIFTRELLTLLQAGLPLDRALFVLEDLTREDVALNGMIGRVIELVKGGSQLSAALERQEGVFSRFYLNLIRAGEAGGALEDVLERLTDYLERSKELRDTVSTAMIYPAILLTMSVGSLLLLLTFVVPQFEEMFETAGKELPIPTQIVVGVANILKSYWWALLGAVLVLVAWGRYELAEPSRRLVWDRRFLGWPLFGDLVRKVEVANFARTLATLLGNGVPLLGGLSIVKETLGNRAVAERVDTAMDNLKEGGALSGPLTDAGVFPTLALQMIKLGEESGHLTEMLERVAVTYDKEIKITVQRILALLEPALIVGLGIMIGGIIVSILMAIVSVNDLAF, encoded by the coding sequence GTGCCGCTATATTTTTACAAGGCCGTGAACCGCGACGGCGAATCGGTGGAATCGGAGCGGGAAGCCTCCGACGAGATGAGCCTGGTCCTGGCGCTCCAGGGCGAAGGCCTGATCCCGATCCGGGTGGCGCCCGCCGGTGCGCGTCCGTTTGCCTGGCTCAGCCTGTCGCGGCGCCGCAACCGGATTTCGCAGAAGCACATCGGCATCTTCACGCGGGAGCTGCTGACGCTGCTGCAGGCCGGGCTGCCCCTGGACCGGGCGCTGTTCGTGCTGGAAGACCTGACCCGCGAGGACGTCGCGCTCAATGGCATGATCGGGCGCGTCATCGAACTGGTGAAGGGCGGCTCGCAGCTTTCGGCGGCCCTGGAGCGGCAGGAAGGCGTGTTCTCGCGCTTCTACCTGAACCTGATCCGGGCGGGGGAGGCCGGCGGCGCGCTGGAGGACGTGCTGGAGCGGCTGACGGACTATCTGGAGCGTTCCAAGGAACTGAGGGATACGGTTTCGACCGCGATGATCTACCCCGCGATTCTGCTGACCATGTCCGTCGGCTCCTTGCTGCTGCTGCTCACCTTCGTGGTGCCCCAGTTCGAGGAGATGTTCGAGACCGCCGGCAAGGAGCTGCCGATACCGACCCAGATCGTGGTCGGTGTGGCCAACATCCTCAAGAGTTACTGGTGGGCGCTCCTTGGCGCGGTGCTGGTGCTGGTGGCGTGGGGACGCTATGAACTCGCGGAGCCCTCGCGCCGGCTGGTATGGGACCGGCGCTTTCTCGGCTGGCCCTTGTTCGGCGATCTGGTGCGGAAGGTCGAGGTGGCCAATTTCGCCCGGACGCTGGCAACCCTGCTCGGAAACGGCGTGCCGCTGCTCGGCGGTCTTTCGATCGTCAAGGAAACGCTGGGGAACCGGGCGGTGGCCGAACGTGTCGATACCGCCATGGACAATCTGAAGGAAGGGGGCGCCCTGTCCGGCCCCCTGACCGACGCCGGGGTTTTTCCCACGCTGGCGCTGCAGATGATCAAGCTCGGCGAGGAGTCCGGGCATCTGACCGAGATGCTGGAACGGGTCGCGGTCACTTACGACAAGGAGATCAAGATCACGGTCCAGCGCATTCTCGCGCTGCTGGAACCGGCGCTGATCGTGGGGCTCGGTATCATGATCGGCGGCATCATCGTTTCCATCCTGATGGCGATCGTCAGCGTAAACGATCTGGCCTTCTAA
- a CDS encoding prepilin-type N-terminal cleavage/methylation domain-containing protein, which yields MASRGFTLIEVLIATSLLAVMSLILTASLRMAAASWEKGEVSVERASRALVVQEFLRARLATAFPIREPGEMNRLVLAFRGGPQTLTFVSTLPAYVRGGLHRFRLYLAQREDGTDLRVAVLPLTNSPQDPVTPIDDVLVLEGVEQFRLSYLGQNERTDDLIWVEEWNEPVMPRMVRVAIQPEGEDPWPPLMVAPRLDMAR from the coding sequence ATGGCGTCCCGCGGTTTTACCCTGATCGAGGTGCTGATCGCGACCAGCCTCCTGGCGGTGATGTCGCTGATCCTGACGGCGAGCCTGCGCATGGCGGCCGCTTCGTGGGAAAAGGGCGAGGTTTCGGTGGAGCGGGCCAGCCGCGCCCTGGTGGTGCAGGAGTTTCTTCGCGCCCGTCTGGCAACGGCGTTTCCGATCCGCGAACCCGGCGAGATGAACCGGTTGGTCCTGGCGTTTCGCGGCGGTCCGCAAACGCTGACTTTCGTGTCCACCTTGCCGGCTTACGTGCGGGGCGGCCTCCACCGGTTCCGGCTGTATCTGGCGCAGCGGGAGGACGGCACGGACCTTAGGGTCGCCGTCCTCCCATTGACCAACAGTCCCCAGGACCCCGTCACGCCCATCGACGACGTGCTCGTCCTGGAAGGCGTGGAGCAGTTCCGCCTGTCCTATCTGGGACAGAACGAACGGACCGACGACCTGATCTGGGTCGAGGAATGGAACGAACCGGTCATGCCGCGGATGGTCCGCGTCGCGATCCAGCCGGAAGGCGAGGATCCTTGGCCGCCGCTGATGGTGGCGCCCCGCCTCGACATGGCGCGGTGA
- a CDS encoding general secretion pathway protein GspK — MARACGQKGLALVLVLWMLTLMTIMAGSFSLTLHRESELVSSVRGTAQARALAEGGIYYAMPMLVERDPTKRWKTDGTPYPVSLGTGRLTIRVLDEEGKLDMNTASDAALRELFLQVTGDEGLAQRLSDAIVDWRDPDDLKRPSGAERSEYEAMGKTGPRNRPFQVADELMEVLGLTRVVYQRIEPLITVYTGRDGINPVKAGPEMLRIVFKGDEAAVAEYIAQRSVAIGNAPPPIPANRANSPIKLTTGGDTAYGVWVEAVLPDGDRAAVEAVLKRQQNAQHLPFSILNWKIPRLHEPSGGFPAIAGY, encoded by the coding sequence ATGGCGCGGGCCTGCGGCCAGAAAGGCTTGGCGCTCGTGCTGGTCCTGTGGATGTTGACGCTCATGACGATCATGGCCGGAAGTTTCTCCCTCACCTTGCACCGCGAATCGGAACTGGTCAGCAGCGTCCGCGGTACGGCCCAGGCGCGCGCGTTGGCCGAAGGCGGCATCTACTACGCCATGCCCATGCTGGTCGAAAGAGACCCCACCAAGCGCTGGAAAACCGACGGGACGCCTTATCCGGTCTCGCTGGGCACGGGCCGCCTGACGATTCGCGTCCTGGACGAAGAGGGCAAGCTGGACATGAACACCGCGTCGGACGCCGCGCTGCGGGAGCTCTTCCTGCAGGTCACGGGAGACGAGGGTCTGGCTCAGCGCCTGTCGGATGCCATCGTGGACTGGCGCGACCCCGATGACCTCAAACGGCCCAGCGGCGCCGAGCGCAGCGAATATGAAGCGATGGGGAAAACGGGGCCGCGCAACCGGCCGTTCCAGGTTGCCGACGAACTGATGGAGGTACTCGGCCTGACCCGCGTGGTTTACCAGCGGATCGAGCCGCTGATCACGGTGTACACCGGGCGCGACGGCATCAATCCGGTCAAGGCCGGACCGGAGATGCTGCGCATCGTGTTCAAGGGCGACGAAGCAGCGGTCGCCGAATATATCGCGCAGCGTTCCGTCGCCATCGGAAACGCCCCGCCGCCGATCCCAGCCAACCGGGCCAACAGTCCGATCAAACTGACGACGGGGGGCGATACCGCGTACGGTGTGTGGGTCGAAGCGGTGCTTCCCGACGGCGACAGAGCCGCCGTGGAGGCGGTGCTGAAACGCCAGCAGAACGCCCAGCATTTGCCGTTTTCCATATTAAATTGGAAAATTCCACGTTTACATGAACCTTCCGGCGGTTTTCCCGCCATTGCCGGATATTGA
- a CDS encoding prepilin-type N-terminal cleavage/methylation domain-containing protein: MRKNRTIPEFRTQSGFSLLEMLAAFSIMAIALGVLMRVFGGATRSARIAEEYSRAVIAAESVLDDVGVETPLAPGVTEGRFGEEFRWILRIAPMPIPVQQQIGPNNEPAPGSPLAGLKLFAVDASVVWGEGEEPREVTLSTLRLFNENPAGGPGRLPGGPFGPRM; the protein is encoded by the coding sequence GTGCGGAAGAATCGGACAATACCTGAGTTCCGGACCCAGTCCGGCTTCTCGCTGCTCGAGATGCTGGCGGCTTTTTCCATCATGGCCATCGCGCTGGGCGTGCTGATGCGGGTTTTCGGCGGTGCGACCCGTTCGGCCCGGATTGCCGAGGAGTATTCCCGCGCCGTGATCGCCGCGGAGTCGGTGCTCGACGACGTCGGCGTGGAAACGCCGCTGGCGCCCGGCGTGACCGAAGGCCGTTTCGGCGAGGAATTCCGCTGGATTCTACGGATCGCGCCCATGCCCATCCCGGTCCAGCAGCAGATAGGGCCCAACAACGAGCCCGCCCCGGGCTCTCCGCTGGCCGGCCTCAAGCTGTTCGCCGTGGATGCCAGCGTTGTGTGGGGCGAGGGCGAGGAGCCGCGGGAGGTCACCTTGAGTACCCTGCGGCTGTTCAACGAGAACCCGGCGGGCGGCCCCGGCCGCCTGCCGGGCGGTCCTTTCGGCCCGCGCATGTAA
- the hisC gene encoding histidinol-phosphate transaminase, translating to MNPFWSALVRDLKPYVPGEQPKLSNLVKLNTNENPYPPSPKVLDAIRGELGASLRLYPDPNAERLKHAVARYQGIGTNRVFVGNGSDEVLAHAFQALLKHPRPILFPDITYSFYPVYCGLYDIAYETVPLTESFEIRIEDYLRPNGGIVFPNPNAPTGRVLPLADIETLLSRNRDSVVIVDEAYIDFGGESAAALLNRFPNLLVIQTLSKSRSLAGLRIGFAFGDPGLIEALERVKGSFNSYPLDRLAIVGGVAAFDDRDHFEWSRQAIMWTRQWVSQALADLGFEVLPSAANFVFARHPMHDGGELAAALRERHIIVRHFKLPRIDQFLRITVGTEEECQILLDALTDLVAGKAAA from the coding sequence ATGAATCCCTTTTGGAGTGCGCTGGTCCGGGACCTGAAGCCCTACGTACCCGGCGAACAGCCCAAGTTGAGCAATCTGGTCAAGCTGAACACCAACGAGAATCCGTATCCGCCTTCGCCCAAAGTGTTGGACGCCATCCGCGGCGAACTCGGTGCCTCGCTCAGGCTCTATCCCGATCCGAACGCCGAACGGCTAAAACACGCGGTCGCTCGATACCAGGGCATCGGTACGAACCGGGTCTTCGTGGGAAACGGCTCGGACGAAGTTCTGGCGCACGCGTTTCAGGCCTTGCTGAAACACCCGCGGCCCATCCTGTTCCCCGATATCACCTACAGCTTTTACCCCGTCTATTGCGGGCTGTACGACATCGCGTACGAGACCGTACCGCTGACCGAAAGCTTCGAGATCCGGATCGAGGACTACTTGCGGCCCAACGGCGGCATCGTCTTTCCGAATCCCAATGCGCCGACGGGGCGTGTGCTGCCCCTCGCGGACATCGAAACGCTGCTTTCCCGGAACCGCGACTCGGTCGTGATCGTGGACGAGGCTTATATCGACTTCGGTGGCGAATCGGCGGCGGCGCTGCTCAACCGGTTCCCCAATCTCCTGGTGATACAGACACTGTCGAAATCCAGGTCGCTTGCCGGCCTCCGCATCGGCTTCGCGTTCGGCGATCCGGGATTGATCGAGGCGCTGGAGCGGGTCAAGGGCAGCTTCAATTCCTATCCGCTCGATCGCCTGGCGATCGTGGGAGGAGTCGCGGCCTTCGACGACCGCGACCACTTCGAATGGTCCCGGCAGGCCATCATGTGGACCCGGCAATGGGTCAGCCAGGCACTCGCCGATCTGGGCTTCGAAGTGCTGCCGTCGGCCGCCAATTTCGTGTTCGCCCGCCATCCTATGCACGATGGCGGTGAACTCGCGGCGGCCTTGCGTGAAAGGCACATCATCGTCCGCCACTTCAAGCTGCCGAGGATCGACCAGTTCCTCCGGATCACCGTGGGCACGGAGGAGGAATGCCAGATTCTCCTCGATGCCTTGACCGATCTGGTGGCGGGAAAAGCGGCCGCTTAG
- the gspE gene encoding type II secretion system ATPase GspE, which yields MTEAVLRKTEAEPLIPAELLQYPDGYTRFADALLRRGKVREMDLARAKRLAAQADDMRLPALLVKLGVVSERDVAETLAEASGLPLVGPPDYPDVSPLPEGVAARFLKDRHAVGVAARDGGFVVAVEDPFDAELIHALGLACGQPVLPVVGLASEIDRALEQQIGSGRSVMGQIVENLGGDEDADEADVEHLKDLASEAPVIRMVNLIMQRAVESRASDIHVEPFEQALKVRFRIDGVLRDVEAPPVRSTAAVISRIKIMAKLNIAERRLPQDGRIKLQVQGKELDLRVSTVPTMYGESVVIRLLHKESITFDFGTLGFEGAVLRRFLEILELPHGIILITGPTGSGKSTTLYTALHKINTPSRKIITVEDPVEYQLEGVNQIQVKPQIGLNFASALRSIMRQDPDVIMIGEMRDLETARIAVQSALTGHMVLSTLHTNDAAGGVTRLMDMGLEDYLITSTVNGILGQRLVRRLCQHCREPHPALEEIAEEMGLRRFQRDGEVVLYRPVGCEQCGGTGFRGRLAILEFLVMSDEVRRLVMSHAQARQIEEVALREGMHTMYDDGVRKALMGLTTVEEVLRVTSDS from the coding sequence ATGACCGAGGCAGTATTGAGAAAGACGGAGGCGGAACCGCTCATACCCGCCGAGTTGTTGCAGTATCCGGACGGTTACACCCGATTCGCCGATGCCCTGCTTCGCCGCGGCAAGGTCCGTGAAATGGATCTGGCGAGGGCGAAGCGCCTCGCGGCGCAGGCGGACGACATGCGCCTTCCCGCCTTGCTGGTCAAGCTCGGCGTGGTCTCGGAGCGCGACGTGGCCGAGACCCTTGCCGAGGCCAGTGGTCTTCCCCTGGTCGGCCCCCCCGACTATCCCGATGTGTCGCCCTTGCCGGAAGGCGTCGCGGCCCGGTTCCTCAAGGATCGCCACGCCGTCGGCGTCGCGGCCAGGGACGGAGGCTTCGTGGTGGCGGTGGAGGATCCCTTCGATGCCGAGCTGATCCATGCGCTCGGGCTGGCCTGCGGTCAGCCGGTCCTTCCCGTGGTCGGCCTGGCTTCGGAGATCGACCGGGCGCTGGAGCAGCAGATCGGCTCGGGCCGTTCGGTGATGGGCCAGATCGTCGAAAACCTGGGCGGCGACGAGGACGCCGACGAGGCCGACGTCGAGCACCTGAAGGACCTCGCCAGCGAAGCGCCGGTGATCCGCATGGTGAACCTGATCATGCAGCGCGCGGTGGAGTCGCGGGCCTCGGACATCCACGTCGAGCCTTTCGAACAGGCGCTCAAAGTGCGGTTCCGCATCGACGGCGTGTTGCGCGACGTGGAAGCGCCGCCGGTACGCTCCACCGCCGCGGTGATCTCGCGCATCAAGATCATGGCCAAGCTCAACATCGCCGAGCGGCGCCTGCCGCAGGACGGACGAATCAAGCTGCAGGTACAGGGGAAGGAGCTGGATCTCCGCGTTTCCACGGTGCCTACGATGTACGGCGAGAGCGTGGTGATCCGGCTTCTGCACAAGGAAAGCATCACGTTCGACTTCGGCACGCTGGGGTTCGAAGGCGCGGTGCTCCGGCGCTTCCTCGAAATCCTCGAACTGCCCCACGGCATCATCCTCATCACGGGTCCGACCGGCAGCGGCAAGAGCACCACGCTGTATACCGCGCTGCACAAGATCAACACGCCTTCGCGCAAGATCATCACGGTCGAAGACCCGGTGGAATACCAGCTGGAGGGCGTCAACCAGATCCAGGTCAAGCCCCAGATCGGGCTGAATTTCGCGAGCGCCCTGCGCTCCATCATGCGCCAGGACCCGGACGTGATCATGATCGGCGAAATGCGCGATCTGGAGACCGCCCGCATCGCCGTGCAATCGGCGCTGACCGGCCACATGGTGCTGTCCACCCTGCATACCAACGACGCCGCCGGCGGCGTGACCCGATTGATGGACATGGGGCTGGAGGACTATCTCATCACGTCCACCGTGAACGGTATTCTCGGCCAGCGCCTGGTGCGGCGGCTGTGTCAGCATTGCCGCGAACCGCATCCGGCGCTGGAGGAAATCGCGGAGGAAATGGGGCTGCGGCGGTTCCAGCGCGACGGCGAGGTGGTCCTGTACCGGCCGGTCGGCTGCGAACAATGCGGAGGCACCGGTTTTCGCGGACGGCTCGCGATCCTCGAGTTCCTGGTCATGTCCGACGAGGTGCGGCGGCTGGTGATGAGCCATGCCCAGGCCCGGCAGATCGAGGAAGTCGCCTTGCGCGAGGGCATGCATACCATGTATGACGATGGCGTCCGCAAGGCCTTGATGGGGCTTACCACCGTCGAAGAGGTCCTGCGCGTCACCTCGGATTCCTGA
- a CDS encoding PilN domain-containing protein: MVDFSKPIDLDVQTFLRWWAGELAFLVPDRLRRLLGGRTSWIFLTWRADTLEAVHRTANGTRPLGSFTLDDAGREAWRRLLEAEPELAEIRTVFRLLPDQCMTRVVKLPLATEENLQQVIAFELDRLTPFKPDQVYFGARVIERLKAAGQIRVDLAVVPKERLDLMLESMIASGWQPDYVDVSEDPFKRSHQLLPERFIVKKSRWNRWLNFGLAGLAVGLVLALLIVPVWKKSRWVDQLEAEVRKAGKAAKEVEALRQEAEQMAHEMGYLAQKKRKDPIVLDVLNELSKVMPDDTWLNGLQYKDGHLVVQGQSPSASSLIARMETSEEFKNTSFVSPVTKDVSNGLERFQIASDAVNWRSSEAPAQPENPGQ, from the coding sequence ATGGTGGATTTCAGTAAACCGATAGACCTGGATGTCCAGACTTTCCTGCGATGGTGGGCGGGCGAACTGGCTTTTCTGGTTCCAGATCGCCTCCGGCGCCTGTTGGGAGGGCGGACATCCTGGATATTTCTGACGTGGCGGGCGGATACGCTGGAGGCGGTTCACCGGACCGCGAACGGAACCCGCCCGCTCGGCTCGTTCACGCTGGACGACGCCGGCCGCGAGGCTTGGCGCCGGCTGCTGGAGGCGGAGCCCGAACTGGCCGAAATCCGGACGGTCTTCCGGCTTCTGCCCGATCAATGCATGACACGCGTGGTCAAGCTGCCTCTGGCGACGGAAGAAAACCTTCAGCAGGTCATCGCATTCGAACTCGACCGCCTCACGCCGTTCAAGCCCGACCAGGTCTATTTCGGCGCGCGGGTGATCGAACGGCTCAAGGCGGCGGGGCAGATCCGGGTGGATCTCGCCGTGGTGCCGAAAGAACGGCTGGATCTGATGCTGGAATCCATGATCGCGTCCGGCTGGCAGCCGGACTACGTGGACGTGAGCGAGGATCCCTTCAAGCGGTCGCACCAGTTGTTGCCCGAACGGTTCATCGTGAAAAAAAGCCGGTGGAACCGCTGGCTCAATTTCGGCTTGGCCGGGCTGGCGGTGGGGCTGGTCCTGGCGCTTCTGATCGTGCCGGTCTGGAAAAAGAGCCGGTGGGTCGACCAGCTCGAGGCCGAGGTGCGCAAAGCGGGCAAGGCGGCCAAGGAAGTGGAGGCCCTGCGGCAGGAGGCTGAGCAGATGGCGCACGAGATGGGGTATCTGGCGCAGAAGAAGCGCAAGGATCCGATCGTGCTGGACGTGCTCAACGAACTGAGCAAGGTCATGCCGGACGACACCTGGCTGAACGGCCTCCAGTACAAGGACGGGCACCTCGTCGTCCAGGGGCAGTCGCCGTCGGCATCCAGCCTCATCGCCCGGATGGAGACCTCGGAGGAATTCAAGAACACCAGTTTCGTGTCGCCTGTCACCAAGG